From a region of the Kaistia sp. 32K genome:
- a CDS encoding IclR family transcriptional regulator, with product MKSPQRGTGETPEPDKLPRRARVSGMDRALQILDHLYQTGEPAGSYAIAKAVGAPLSTVYVVIDELVEREMLSRRADGLVWLGARLYHYGLAYARSLDFLGEASHVMHQLGREIGESVQICGRDDGHMVVLAMARGPGPFRILSEVGTRVPLNWTASGRLLIGHLPEPERIEIFRRTACASPTERAETDALKLSKLAGLAFRERLSIQISETDFLVSCVASPICDWAGACVATISIVLPEHKVVANSALYAEAVRDASEAIERRLGWRER from the coding sequence ATGAAATCCCCCCAGCGCGGCACGGGCGAAACTCCTGAGCCGGATAAGTTACCCCGTCGGGCGCGGGTCAGCGGCATGGACCGCGCCCTGCAGATCCTCGACCATCTCTACCAGACCGGCGAACCGGCCGGCAGCTACGCCATCGCCAAGGCGGTCGGCGCGCCGCTCTCGACCGTCTATGTCGTCATCGACGAACTGGTCGAGCGCGAGATGCTGTCGCGCCGTGCCGACGGTCTGGTCTGGCTCGGCGCCCGGCTCTACCACTACGGCCTCGCCTATGCCCGCTCGCTCGATTTCCTCGGCGAGGCGAGCCATGTCATGCACCAGCTCGGACGCGAGATCGGCGAATCCGTGCAGATCTGCGGCCGCGACGACGGCCACATGGTCGTGCTCGCCATGGCGAGGGGGCCGGGTCCTTTCCGCATCCTGTCGGAGGTCGGCACGCGCGTTCCGCTCAACTGGACCGCATCGGGCCGGCTGCTGATCGGCCACCTGCCGGAGCCGGAGCGGATCGAGATCTTCCGCCGCACCGCCTGCGCCTCGCCGACCGAGCGCGCCGAGACGGATGCGCTGAAGCTCTCGAAGCTCGCCGGCCTCGCCTTCCGGGAACGGCTGTCGATCCAGATCAGCGAGACGGATTTCCTCGTCTCCTGCGTCGCCTCGCCGATCTGCGACTGGGCGGGCGCCTGCGTCGCGACGATCTCGATCGTGCTGCCGGAACACAAGGTAGTCGCCAATTCGGCCCTTTACGCGGAAGCGGTGCGCGACGCCTCCGAGGCGATCGAGCGCCGTCTCGGCTGGCGCGAGCGCTGA
- a CDS encoding carbohydrate ABC transporter permease, with protein sequence MTGWINRVSRETRISWGFASPGLLLLAIVMGFPLLYACLLSVSSYTLLKPAILPIVGVDNFATMMASDRFWNATWLTVKYSVVTVAGEFVIGLGIALMLNRVVRTKPIYFAILTIPMAMSPVSVALIWRMLLQPNLGIVNHLMETMGLPRLDWLGSPNLALWTMAGIDIWQQMSFVVLILAAGLASLPREPYEAAEVDGARGWQQFWFITLPMLRPVAAITVIIQLINEFRTYDLPYVLTKGGPGTSTEVLSFFAYRQAFLGLSINEGAAAAFVLLVIVLAMTVVFFSLLEKQAKG encoded by the coding sequence ATGACAGGCTGGATCAACAGGGTCAGTCGAGAGACGCGGATCAGCTGGGGCTTTGCCTCGCCGGGGCTGCTGCTGCTCGCCATCGTCATGGGCTTTCCGCTCCTCTATGCCTGCCTGCTCTCGGTCTCGTCCTATACGCTGCTGAAGCCGGCGATCCTGCCGATCGTCGGCGTCGACAATTTCGCCACCATGATGGCGAGCGACCGCTTCTGGAACGCGACCTGGCTGACGGTGAAGTATTCGGTCGTCACCGTCGCCGGCGAGTTCGTCATCGGCCTCGGCATCGCGCTGATGCTGAACCGCGTCGTCCGCACCAAGCCGATCTATTTCGCCATCCTGACCATCCCGATGGCGATGTCGCCGGTCAGCGTCGCCCTGATCTGGCGCATGCTGCTGCAGCCCAATCTCGGCATCGTCAACCATCTGATGGAGACGATGGGCCTGCCGCGGCTCGACTGGCTCGGCTCGCCCAACCTCGCGCTCTGGACCATGGCCGGCATCGATATCTGGCAGCAGATGTCCTTCGTCGTGCTGATCCTCGCCGCCGGCCTCGCCTCGCTGCCGCGCGAGCCCTATGAGGCGGCCGAGGTCGACGGCGCGCGCGGCTGGCAGCAGTTCTGGTTCATCACCCTGCCGATGCTGCGCCCGGTCGCCGCGATCACCGTCATCATCCAGCTGATCAACGAATTCCGCACCTACGACCTTCCCTATGTGCTGACCAAGGGCGGACCGGGCACGTCGACCGAGGTGCTGAGCTTCTTCGCCTACCGCCAGGCCTTCCTCGGCCTCTCGATCAACGAGGGCGCGGCCGCCGCCTTCGTCCTCCTCGTCATCGTGCTCGCCATGACGGTGGTGTTCTTCTCGCTGCTCGAGAAGCAGGCAAAGGGGTAG
- a CDS encoding ABC transporter ATP-binding protein, giving the protein MTTPLLIVDRLEKSFAARSSNPFRPSREKLRAVDGISFTVLRGETFGLVGESGCGKSTAARAILRLVEPTGGRVSFDGIDVASLAPEPMRKLRRRMQMVFQDSTGTLDPRMSVRDLVEEPLIVHGIGDARERRGKVDAMLELVGIRPEFADRRPHQFSGGQRQRIGIARALVLEPELVVLDEPISALDVSVQAQILNLLKDLQEKLGVSYVFIVHDLTVAEFFCDRLAVLYLGQVMESGSAKELFADPQHPYTVSLLSAVPRVGAKAGQRIVLEGEVSPLGSGASKGCVFRARCPVGKDRAICAEERPPLRPHGTADHTVACHFPGELSLAPA; this is encoded by the coding sequence ATGACCACCCCGCTCCTCATCGTCGACCGACTGGAAAAGAGCTTCGCGGCACGCAGCAGCAATCCGTTCCGGCCAAGCCGCGAAAAACTGCGCGCCGTCGACGGCATCTCGTTCACGGTTCTGCGTGGCGAGACCTTCGGCCTCGTCGGCGAATCCGGCTGCGGCAAGTCGACGGCGGCGCGCGCCATCCTCCGCCTCGTCGAGCCGACCGGCGGCCGCGTCAGCTTCGACGGCATCGACGTCGCCAGCCTCGCGCCGGAGCCGATGCGAAAACTGCGCCGGCGCATGCAGATGGTGTTCCAGGACAGCACCGGCACGCTCGACCCGCGCATGAGCGTACGCGACCTCGTCGAGGAGCCGCTGATCGTGCACGGCATCGGCGACGCCAGGGAGCGGCGCGGCAAGGTCGACGCCATGCTGGAACTGGTCGGCATCCGGCCGGAATTCGCCGATCGCCGGCCACATCAGTTTTCCGGCGGCCAGCGCCAGCGCATCGGCATCGCCCGCGCCCTCGTGCTGGAACCGGAGCTCGTCGTGCTCGACGAGCCGATCTCGGCGCTCGACGTCTCGGTGCAGGCGCAGATCCTCAACCTATTGAAGGATCTGCAGGAGAAGCTCGGCGTCTCCTACGTCTTCATCGTGCACGATCTGACGGTGGCCGAGTTCTTCTGCGACCGCCTCGCCGTGCTCTATCTCGGCCAGGTGATGGAGAGCGGCAGCGCGAAGGAACTCTTCGCCGATCCGCAGCACCCTTACACGGTCAGCCTGCTCTCGGCCGTGCCGCGTGTCGGCGCCAAGGCGGGCCAGCGCATCGTGCTGGAGGGCGAGGTGTCGCCGCTCGGCAGCGGCGCCTCGAAGGGCTGCGTCTTCCGCGCCCGCTGCCCGGTCGGCAAGGACCGCGCGATCTGCGCCGAGGAGCGCCCGCCGCTCCGTCCGCACGGCACGGCGGACCACACCGTCGCCTGCCATTTCCCCGGCGAACTCAGCCTCGCGCCGGCCTGA
- a CDS encoding RidA family protein, which produces MHDPISRATGSVQDRLRALKIELPSPPAPVGSFVPHVREGNLLFLSGQGPTRADGFLHQGRVGDDVTPEEAYDHARVTGLNLLAVMQEALGSLDRVRRVVKLFGMVNAVPEFGAHPQVINGCSDLFLAVFGAEKGRHARSAVGMASLPNRITVEIEAVVAVED; this is translated from the coding sequence ATGCACGACCCTATCTCCCGCGCGACCGGATCCGTTCAGGATCGGCTGCGCGCGCTGAAAATCGAGCTGCCGAGCCCGCCGGCGCCGGTCGGAAGCTTCGTCCCCCATGTCCGCGAGGGCAATCTGCTGTTCCTCTCGGGGCAGGGGCCAACGCGGGCGGACGGGTTTCTGCATCAGGGCCGGGTCGGCGACGACGTGACGCCGGAGGAGGCCTATGACCATGCCCGCGTCACCGGTCTCAACCTGCTGGCGGTAATGCAGGAGGCGCTCGGCTCGCTCGACCGGGTGCGCCGGGTGGTCAAGCTCTTCGGCATGGTCAACGCCGTGCCGGAATTTGGCGCGCATCCGCAGGTGATCAACGGTTGCTCCGACCTGTTCCTTGCGGTTTTCGGCGCGGAAAAGGGCCGGCACGCGCGCTCGGCCGTCGGCATGGCGTCGCTGCCGAACCGGATCACCGTCGAGATCGAGGCGGTGGTCGCCGTCGAGGATTAA
- a CDS encoding carbohydrate ABC transporter permease → MRKFGLHFGLILACVVVLLPPLWALRTSLVPESMSYSTEIFPAFTLDNYAGLFAKNRFGTFYVNSLIVALGSVLVALPFAACTGYAFARFRTGGRFARFVVLATQMLPPVALVLPAFALLRGAGLTNSLPGLILVYSALNLPFLTWILMGFFEGVPADMEGAAMTDGATAWGAFWRIVIPVSLPGLAAAGVLGFILSWNEFLFALVLSGPQTATIPVSLAALQTSNGVQIAKVSAGVVLAILPLVIASRFIQRFIIQGLTFGGVK, encoded by the coding sequence ATGCGCAAGTTCGGCCTGCATTTCGGTTTGATATTGGCATGCGTGGTCGTGCTGCTGCCGCCGCTCTGGGCGCTGCGCACCAGCCTCGTGCCGGAATCGATGTCCTACAGCACGGAGATCTTCCCGGCCTTCACGCTGGACAACTACGCCGGCCTGTTCGCCAAGAACCGGTTCGGCACCTTCTACGTCAACAGCCTGATCGTGGCGCTAGGCTCCGTCCTCGTGGCGCTGCCCTTCGCCGCCTGCACCGGCTACGCCTTCGCCCGCTTCCGCACCGGCGGCCGTTTCGCCCGCTTCGTCGTGCTGGCGACGCAGATGCTGCCGCCGGTGGCGCTGGTGCTGCCCGCCTTCGCGCTTCTGCGCGGCGCCGGCCTCACCAATTCGCTGCCCGGCCTCATCCTCGTCTATTCGGCGCTCAACCTGCCGTTCCTGACCTGGATCCTGATGGGCTTCTTCGAGGGCGTGCCGGCCGACATGGAGGGCGCGGCGATGACCGACGGCGCCACCGCCTGGGGCGCGTTCTGGCGCATCGTCATCCCGGTCTCGCTGCCCGGCCTCGCCGCCGCCGGCGTGCTCGGCTTCATCCTGTCGTGGAACGAGTTCCTGTTTGCGCTCGTCTTGAGCGGGCCGCAGACCGCCACGATCCCGGTTTCGCTGGCTGCGTTGCAGACATCGAATGGCGTGCAGATCGCCAAAGTCTCGGCAGGCGTGGTGCTGGCCATCCTGCCGCTGGTGATCGCCTCGCGCTTCATCCAGCGCTTCATCATCCAGGGGTTGACGTTCGGCGGCGTCAAATAA
- a CDS encoding MBL fold metallo-hydrolase, producing the protein MRIEEGLYLVMSGGGGFDLTDAFDCNVFLVETGEGLAMFDAGAGRFPELVFDVLKEDGIDPAKIRHLLLTHGHADHSGGAAALRERLGLTVHAGAATAAMVSAGDEEGISLGKAKRGGVYPTDYAYRACPVDRVWAPGEAQRFGDVTVELIPTPGHSRDHVSYLVTTPRRRMLIGGDALFHGGKVAIQDIVDCDIAAICETVRVLAALEFDTLLPGHLAFTLKDGHRHAELALACVNRLQCPPSII; encoded by the coding sequence ATGCGTATCGAAGAGGGGCTCTATCTGGTGATGAGCGGCGGCGGCGGCTTCGACCTGACCGACGCGTTCGACTGCAACGTCTTCCTGGTTGAGACCGGAGAAGGCCTCGCGATGTTCGACGCCGGCGCCGGCCGCTTTCCGGAGCTCGTCTTCGACGTGCTGAAGGAGGACGGCATCGACCCCGCGAAGATCCGCCATCTGCTCCTGACGCATGGCCATGCCGATCATTCCGGTGGCGCGGCGGCGCTGCGCGAGCGGCTCGGCCTGACGGTGCATGCCGGTGCTGCAACGGCGGCGATGGTCTCGGCCGGCGACGAGGAGGGGATCAGCCTCGGCAAGGCCAAGCGCGGCGGCGTCTATCCGACGGACTACGCCTACCGCGCCTGTCCGGTCGACCGCGTCTGGGCGCCCGGCGAGGCGCAGCGCTTCGGCGACGTCACCGTCGAACTGATCCCGACGCCCGGCCACAGCCGCGACCACGTCTCCTATCTGGTGACGACGCCGCGCCGGCGCATGCTGATCGGCGGCGATGCGCTGTTCCATGGCGGCAAGGTGGCGATCCAGGACATCGTCGATTGCGACATCGCGGCGATCTGCGAGACGGTGCGCGTCCTCGCGGCGCTGGAATTCGACACGCTGCTGCCCGGCCATCTCGCCTTCACGCTGAAGGACGGCCACCGTCACGCCGAGCTGGCGCTGGCCTGCGTCAACCGCCTGCAATGCCCGCCCTCCATCATCTGA
- a CDS encoding ABC transporter permease has product MLRLISGRIVTSLISLVGASLIAFVLLRLTPGDPARLFLGQFAGEEAVQALRAELGLNGSILSQYWIYMQRFLSGDWGFSYSTGQSVAGLLLARFPATIELGLFAFLFAFVAAVSCALVSVYRRGPVSDGGVRALSFFAQGVPPFWFGLMMLLIFFEGLGWLPGPEGRLGLRIIPPPTVTGLLTVDSLLAGDWTAFKDAIRHLILPAITLGLMPFGFLYRLLRANLEGVTREPFITVARGRGLTRWAAYVRHALPNAFLPTLTAAGLLFGQLLAGSVLVERVFVWPGAGALVTDGVLKQDFSVVQAFILLSAFIYVLTSLIVDILAAMLDPRVAQSQGGGR; this is encoded by the coding sequence ATGCTGAGACTGATCTCGGGCCGCATCGTCACCTCGCTGATCTCGCTGGTCGGCGCCTCGCTGATCGCCTTCGTGCTGCTGCGGCTGACGCCGGGCGATCCGGCGCGGCTGTTCCTAGGCCAGTTCGCCGGCGAGGAGGCGGTGCAGGCGCTGCGCGCCGAGCTCGGCCTCAACGGCTCGATCCTCAGCCAGTACTGGATCTACATGCAGCGCTTCCTGTCGGGCGACTGGGGCTTCTCCTATTCGACCGGACAATCGGTCGCCGGCCTGCTGCTCGCCCGCTTCCCGGCCACCATCGAGCTCGGCCTCTTCGCCTTCCTGTTCGCCTTCGTCGCGGCGGTCTCCTGCGCCCTCGTCTCGGTCTATCGGCGCGGCCCGGTCTCGGATGGCGGCGTACGAGCGCTTTCCTTCTTCGCCCAGGGCGTGCCGCCCTTCTGGTTCGGCCTGATGATGCTGCTGATCTTCTTCGAAGGGCTCGGCTGGCTGCCGGGACCGGAGGGGCGGCTGGGCCTGCGCATCATCCCGCCGCCGACCGTCACCGGGCTGCTGACGGTGGATTCGCTCCTCGCCGGCGACTGGACCGCCTTCAAGGACGCCATCCGCCACCTGATCCTGCCGGCGATCACGCTCGGCCTGATGCCGTTCGGCTTCCTCTACCGGCTGCTCCGCGCCAATCTCGAAGGGGTGACGCGGGAACCCTTCATCACCGTGGCGCGCGGGCGCGGCCTCACCCGCTGGGCCGCCTATGTCCGCCACGCGCTGCCGAACGCCTTCCTGCCGACGCTCACCGCCGCCGGCCTGCTGTTCGGGCAATTGCTCGCCGGCAGCGTGCTGGTCGAGCGCGTTTTCGTCTGGCCCGGCGCCGGCGCGCTCGTCACCGACGGCGTCCTGAAGCAGGATTTTTCCGTCGTGCAGGCCTTCATCCTGCTCTCCGCCTTCATCTATGTGCTGACCAGCCTCATCGTCGACATCCTCGCCGCGATGCTCGATCCGCGCGTCGCCCAGAGCCAGGGAGGCGGACGATGA
- a CDS encoding SDR family NAD(P)-dependent oxidoreductase, whose translation MITGAGSAKAGRLAGKAAIVTGAAGGIGRATVEAFLREGALVVAMDLPGPLAATRFNAQGAIPIACDLGDRAAVLDATDRAVEKLGGLDILVASGAIKGGTGNFLDLSDRDWDLYIDVNLTGTFLACRAGARAMVAAGAGKGGRTGRIITIGSVNSFMAEPDAAAYVATKGGVAMLTRAMAVDLARHGILVNMIAPGPVDVTGDHTGYSEPKLAAELRDEVILGRPGLPHEVAAAALFLAEDSSSFVTGSTLTVDGGMSSMIFGGMREG comes from the coding sequence ATGATCACGGGCGCGGGTTCAGCCAAGGCGGGGCGCCTTGCCGGCAAGGCGGCGATCGTCACCGGCGCCGCCGGCGGTATCGGCCGCGCCACGGTCGAGGCTTTCCTGCGCGAGGGCGCCCTGGTCGTGGCGATGGACCTTCCCGGGCCGCTCGCCGCCACCCGCTTCAACGCGCAGGGCGCCATCCCGATCGCCTGCGACCTCGGCGACCGCGCCGCCGTCCTGGACGCGACGGATCGCGCGGTCGAGAAGCTCGGCGGCCTCGACATCCTGGTCGCCTCCGGCGCGATCAAGGGCGGCACCGGCAATTTCCTCGATCTCTCCGATCGCGACTGGGACCTCTATATCGACGTCAACCTGACCGGGACCTTCCTCGCCTGCCGCGCCGGCGCGCGCGCCATGGTCGCGGCCGGCGCGGGCAAGGGCGGCCGAACCGGCCGGATCATCACCATCGGCTCCGTGAATTCCTTCATGGCCGAACCGGACGCGGCCGCCTATGTCGCGACCAAGGGCGGCGTCGCCATGCTGACCCGCGCCATGGCGGTCGACCTCGCCCGTCATGGCATCCTCGTCAACATGATCGCCCCCGGCCCCGTCGACGTGACCGGCGACCATACCGGCTACAGCGAGCCGAAGCTCGCCGCCGAGCTGCGCGACGAGGTGATCCTGGGGCGCCCCGGCCTGCCGCACGAGGTCGCCGCGGCCGCCCTGTTCCTGGCCGAGGACAGCTCGAGCTTCGTCACCGGCTCCACCCTCACCGTCGACGGCGGCATGTCCTCGATGATCTTCGGCGGCATGCGCGAAGGCTGA
- a CDS encoding extracellular solute-binding protein yields MTLKRILLAAAGLGALMASAPAHADEIVLRALMEDVPETQIIESLLPDFEKETGIKVEFEKIGYPDMHDKLVSQLVSPQSYYNLLEVDFLWAGEFPAAGWLTDLKPFVEKSNYDLSPFIPSTLDLLGRTPDSLQILPMYNYSMGLLYRKDLLEDPKLKEAFKAATGKELAAPTTLADYVEISKFMKANAGVAGAAMQGQRGDPNSMEFSNYLFAAGGNYLGDGKKVVLDSPEAKVALDLYVDNIKNGAQQGALSATLDDTLRLMCSGKAFSMVTYWWMLPQVDKAEKCPDVAGKVAISVMPGGHGESGGWGWGIPKNVSPEEQEAAWKFIQWVQSKDVSVARALQGHAPVRSDVFADAKVLEKYPYYKTAQDIVASGKSFPIFAYSAQYEDVLGTSLSQAGGGEVTSDAALKAAHRGLEELLAK; encoded by the coding sequence ATGACGCTGAAACGGATTCTACTCGCAGCCGCCGGCCTCGGCGCGCTGATGGCCTCGGCTCCGGCCCATGCCGACGAGATCGTGCTGCGCGCCCTGATGGAGGACGTGCCGGAGACGCAGATCATCGAGAGCCTGCTGCCCGATTTCGAGAAGGAGACCGGCATCAAGGTCGAGTTCGAGAAGATCGGCTACCCCGACATGCACGACAAGCTGGTGTCGCAGCTGGTCTCGCCGCAGAGCTACTACAATCTGCTCGAGGTCGACTTCCTCTGGGCCGGTGAATTCCCGGCCGCCGGCTGGCTCACCGACCTGAAGCCGTTCGTCGAGAAGTCGAACTACGACTTGTCGCCGTTCATTCCCTCGACGCTCGACCTGCTCGGCCGCACGCCGGACAGCCTCCAGATCCTGCCGATGTACAATTATTCGATGGGCCTGCTCTACCGGAAGGACCTGCTCGAGGATCCGAAGCTCAAGGAAGCCTTCAAGGCGGCGACCGGCAAGGAACTGGCGGCGCCGACGACGCTCGCCGATTATGTCGAGATCTCCAAGTTCATGAAGGCGAATGCCGGCGTCGCGGGTGCTGCCATGCAGGGCCAGCGCGGCGATCCGAACAGCATGGAGTTCTCCAACTACCTGTTCGCCGCCGGCGGCAACTATCTCGGCGACGGCAAGAAGGTCGTGCTCGACAGCCCCGAGGCCAAGGTGGCGCTCGATCTCTATGTCGACAACATCAAGAACGGCGCGCAGCAGGGCGCACTCTCGGCCACCCTCGACGACACGCTGCGGCTGATGTGCAGCGGCAAGGCGTTCAGCATGGTCACCTACTGGTGGATGCTGCCGCAGGTCGACAAGGCCGAGAAGTGCCCGGATGTCGCCGGCAAGGTCGCCATTTCCGTGATGCCCGGCGGGCATGGCGAGAGCGGCGGCTGGGGCTGGGGCATTCCGAAGAATGTGAGCCCGGAAGAGCAGGAAGCCGCCTGGAAGTTCATCCAGTGGGTGCAGAGCAAGGACGTCTCGGTCGCCCGCGCCCTGCAGGGCCACGCGCCGGTCCGCTCCGACGTCTTCGCCGACGCCAAGGTCCTGGAGAAGTACCCCTACTACAAGACCGCGCAGGACATCGTCGCCTCCGGCAAGTCGTTCCCGATCTTCGCCTATTCGGCGCAGTACGAGGACGTGCTCGGCACCTCGCTGTCGCAGGCCGGCGGCGGCGAAGTGACGTCCGACGCGGCGCTGAAGGCGGCCCACAGGGGCCTCGAGGAACTGCTGGCCAAGTAA
- a CDS encoding succinylglutamate desuccinylase/aspartoacylase family protein — MHTGAFSDIDWDKDGKQVGFFSFPYSIDRSPYYQIKMPVCRIKNGDGPSLVLMAGNHGDEYEGELTLLKAIRLIEATDIRGALTILPAANTPAVMAAKRCSPFDGGNMNRSFPGNPYGGPTQRMAHYIEHEIFPRHEVVLDLHSGGTSMDHLICSLIERSGDGERFARGLELMKAMRLPYGMIADNGPDSPTSMAAALRAGCIALSGEFGGGATATKTTMAVTQRAVDNLLRAVGITDRPILHTDADRGPETIVLSTGGQSLFVYAEREGWFEPAVEIGDNVAAGDVAGWLHDLERPLEAPETLHFQEGGIVLSRRLHTHSQSGDSLLNLARFA; from the coding sequence ATGCATACGGGCGCCTTTTCCGACATCGACTGGGACAAGGACGGCAAGCAGGTCGGCTTCTTCAGCTTTCCCTATTCGATCGACCGCTCGCCCTACTACCAGATCAAGATGCCCGTCTGCCGGATCAAGAACGGCGACGGCCCGAGCCTGGTGCTGATGGCCGGCAACCATGGCGACGAATATGAGGGCGAGCTGACCCTCCTGAAGGCGATCCGGCTGATCGAGGCCACCGACATCCGGGGAGCCTTGACCATCCTTCCGGCGGCGAACACGCCGGCCGTGATGGCGGCGAAGCGCTGCTCGCCCTTCGACGGCGGCAACATGAACCGCTCTTTCCCCGGCAATCCCTATGGCGGGCCGACCCAGCGCATGGCGCATTACATCGAGCACGAGATCTTCCCGCGCCACGAAGTCGTCCTCGACCTCCATTCCGGCGGCACCAGCATGGACCATCTGATCTGCAGCCTGATCGAGCGCAGCGGCGACGGCGAGCGTTTTGCGCGCGGACTCGAGCTGATGAAGGCGATGCGCCTGCCCTACGGCATGATCGCCGACAACGGCCCGGATTCGCCGACCTCGATGGCGGCGGCGCTCCGCGCCGGCTGCATCGCGCTCTCCGGCGAATTCGGCGGCGGTGCGACGGCGACCAAGACGACCATGGCGGTGACGCAGCGGGCCGTCGACAATCTGCTGCGGGCCGTCGGCATCACCGACAGGCCGATCCTCCATACCGATGCCGATCGCGGCCCGGAAACCATCGTGCTCTCGACCGGCGGCCAGTCGCTCTTCGTCTATGCCGAGCGCGAAGGCTGGTTCGAACCGGCGGTCGAGATCGGCGACAACGTCGCGGCCGGCGACGTCGCCGGCTGGCTGCACGACCTCGAGCGCCCGCTCGAAGCGCCGGAAACGCTGCATTTCCAGGAAGGCGGCATCGTCCTGTCACGCCGCCTGCACACCCACAGCCAGTCCGGCGACAGCCTGCTCAACCTCGCCCGGTTTGCCTGA
- a CDS encoding ABC transporter ATP-binding protein — protein MSATTNQPPLLEVRGLTTEFATRAGAVAAVRDVSLTVRRGEKVAIVGESGCGKSTLALSILGLIDKPGRIASGEVLLEGRDLVGLGERAMKTIRGKVVSLIFQDPMGALDPIQTVGAQMIDTLRRHQPSLSHKAARARAVELLREVEVPAAERRLDDYPHHYSGGMRQRVMIAIALANAPDLIIADEPTTALDVTTQAQVLALLERVVADHGVAVLLITHNLGVVAEFCDVVQVMYAGRIVERGPTEAILAKPTHPYTQALLESIPDPARIGTRLRAIPGMPPDLSAMPSGCAFEPRCFFGHGREICRAHQPPPVEIETVAGPSRVECHFAAERAARASEVAAS, from the coding sequence ATGAGCGCGACGACCAACCAGCCGCCGCTGCTCGAGGTGCGCGGTCTCACCACCGAATTCGCCACCCGCGCCGGCGCGGTCGCGGCCGTCCGCGATGTCTCGCTGACGGTCCGGCGCGGCGAGAAGGTGGCGATCGTCGGCGAATCCGGCTGCGGCAAGTCCACACTCGCGCTGTCGATCCTCGGCCTGATCGACAAGCCCGGCCGCATCGCCTCGGGCGAGGTTCTGCTCGAAGGCCGTGACCTGGTGGGGCTTGGCGAGAGGGCGATGAAGACGATCCGCGGCAAGGTCGTGTCGCTGATCTTCCAGGATCCGATGGGCGCGCTCGACCCGATCCAGACGGTCGGCGCGCAGATGATCGACACGCTGCGCCGCCACCAGCCCAGCCTCAGCCACAAGGCGGCGCGCGCCCGGGCGGTCGAGTTGTTGCGCGAGGTTGAGGTGCCGGCGGCCGAGCGCCGGCTCGACGACTATCCGCATCACTATTCCGGCGGCATGCGCCAGCGCGTGATGATCGCCATCGCCCTCGCCAACGCGCCGGATCTGATCATCGCCGACGAGCCGACGACGGCGCTCGACGTGACGACACAGGCGCAGGTGCTCGCGCTCTTGGAGCGGGTCGTCGCCGATCATGGCGTGGCGGTGCTGCTCATCACCCACAATCTCGGCGTCGTCGCCGAGTTCTGCGACGTGGTGCAGGTCATGTATGCCGGCCGCATCGTCGAGCGCGGCCCGACCGAGGCGATCCTCGCCAAGCCGACGCACCCCTATACGCAGGCGCTGCTTGAAAGCATTCCGGACCCTGCCCGGATCGGCACGCGGCTCCGCGCCATTCCCGGCATGCCGCCGGATCTCTCGGCCATGCCCTCCGGCTGCGCCTTCGAGCCGCGCTGCTTCTTCGGCCATGGCCGCGAGATCTGCCGCGCGCACCAGCCCCCACCGGTCGAAATCGAGACCGTCGCCGGGCCGTCGCGGGTCGAATGCCATTTCGCCGCCGAACGCGCCGCCCGCGCCAGCGAGGTCGCCGCATCATGA